The genomic window ATAGATAGCGGTGTTGGTGTAAGACTTGTTAGGGGATTATCTGTATTGTATTCATCCTCCTTTGATAAAAGCCCTGAAAATATAGAAAAGATAGCAAGGTTTTTAGGTGATGTTGCAAACCCAAAAGAGGGTGTTTATCAGCTAAACAGACTGCCAGCTGCAAAAGTGGAAATGTATGGTGGTTATAATCCCCATATAGATAAAATTGTTGAGATTTATCAAACCTTTTGCGATGTAGCTTATGCTTATAATCAAATTAAACAGGTTTCGATGACATTTTCCGATGCAAAAAAACAGATCAAGATAATAAATGAAACAGGCAGGGTTGTTGAGGAAGAAAGGATATATACGGTTTTGTTTTTTGAAATTACAGCACAAGAAAACGGTGTTGTTCAAAGTCTGCGAAGGCCATTTGGATGCCTTGGAGGATTTGAGTTTTTTGCTGATTTTGATTTTAAGCAGATAGCAACAGAAGAAACCCAGAAACTGCTTAATCTTCTTAAGGCACCGACACTTAAGGCGAAAAATATGATTGTAGTGCTTTCAAGCAAGGCCGGTGGAACCATGATCCATGAGGCTGTTGGGCATGGACTTGAAGCTGATTTGGTATTTGAGGATATGAGTGTTTATAAAAACAGGTTGGGCAAAAAGGTGGCAAATGAGAAAATCAGCGTTGTTGACGATGCCACAAGGCCTTATATGAGGGGTTCATTTGCCTATGATGATGAAGGAGAAAAAGCTCAAAATACCCTTTTGATAGAAAATGGGATTCTTAAAAACTATATGTTTGATAAACGGTATGCAAGAAAAGCAGGCTTAACAACCACAGGTAATGCACGAAGAGAATCGTTTAGATATCCACCTATCGTAAGGATGTCTAATACTTATATTTTGCCCGGTAGTGACGATCCTGATGATATTATATCAAGTGTCGATGAGGGTCTTTTTGTTAAAAGAATGGGTGGCGG from Hippea jasoniae includes these protein-coding regions:
- a CDS encoding TldD/PmbA family protein — translated: MYSKAYSILKNAKADFFDIYIERTETRVVEAKNREIESIKVGIDSGVGVRLVRGLSVLYSSSFDKSPENIEKIARFLGDVANPKEGVYQLNRLPAAKVEMYGGYNPHIDKIVEIYQTFCDVAYAYNQIKQVSMTFSDAKKQIKIINETGRVVEEERIYTVLFFEITAQENGVVQSLRRPFGCLGGFEFFADFDFKQIATEETQKLLNLLKAPTLKAKNMIVVLSSKAGGTMIHEAVGHGLEADLVFEDMSVYKNRLGKKVANEKISVVDDATRPYMRGSFAYDDEGEKAQNTLLIENGILKNYMFDKRYARKAGLTTTGNARRESFRYPPIVRMSNTYILPGSDDPDDIISSVDEGLFVKRMGGGQVNPTTGDFVFEVAEGYLIKSGKITDMVRGATLVGNGPKLLNEIDMVGNDFGIEVGTCGKSGQGVPVSDGEPTLRIPSILVGGSSL